Genomic window (Chryseobacterium sp. H1D6B):
CATCAGAAGATATTGAAAGCTCCGGCGGATAGAGATGGGCACGCGCAAGATTAGATAGTTGGCGGGGTAACGGCCCACCAAGTCAATGATCTTTAGGGGGCCTGAGAGGGTGATCCCCCACACTGGTACTGAGACACGGACCAGACTCCTACGGGAGGCAGCAGTGAGGAATATTGGACAATGGGTGAGAGCCTGATCCAGCCATCCCGCGTGAAGGACGACGGCCCTATGGGTTGTAAACTTCTTTTGTACAGGGATAAACCTGTCTACGTGTAGACAGCTGAAGGTACTGTACGAATAAGCACCGGCTAACTCCGTGCCAGCAGCCGCGGTAATACGGAGGGTGCAAGCGTTATCCGGATTTATTGGGTTTAAAGGGTTCGTAGGCGGGCCCGTAAGTCAGTGGTGAAATCTCATAGCTCAACTATGAAACTGCCATTGATACTGCGGGCCTTGAGTAAGGTAGAGGTAGCTGGAATAAGTAGTGTAGCGGTGAAATGCATAGATATTACTTAGAACACCAATTGCGAAGGCAGGTTACCATGTCTTAACTGACGCTGATGGACGAAAGCGTGGGGAGCGAACAGGATTAGATACCCTGGTAGTCCACGCCGTAAACGATGCTAACTCGTTTTTGGGGCTTTATGCTTCAGAGACTAAGCGAAAGTGATAAGTTAGCCACCTGGGGAGTACGTTCGCAAGAATGAAACTCAAAGGAATTGACGGGGGCCCGCACAAGCGGTGGATTATGTGGTTTAATTCGATGATACGCGAGGAACCTTACCAAGGCTTAAATGGGGATTGACAGGCTTAGAAATAGGCTTTTCTTCGGACAATTTTCAAGGTGCTGCATGGTTGTCGTCAGCTCGTGCCGTGAGGTGTTAGGTTAAGTCCTGCAACGAGCGCAACCCCTGTCACTAGTTGCTACCATTAAGTTGAGGACTCTAGTGAGACTGCCTACGCAAGTAGAGAGGAAGGTGGGGATGACGTCAAATCATCACGGCCCTTACGCCTTGGGCCACACACGTAATACAATGGCCGGTACAGAGGGCAGCTACACAGCGATGTGATGCAAATCTCGAAAGCCGGTCTCAGTTCGGATTGGAGTCTGCAACTCGACTCTATGAAGCTGGAATCGCTAGTAATCGCGCATCAGCCATGGCGCGGTGAATACGTTCCCGGGCCTTGTACACACCGCCCGTCAAGCCATGGAAGTCTGGGGTACCTGAAGTCGGTGACCGTAACAGGAGCTGCCTAGGGTAAAACAGGTAACTAGGGCTAAGTCGTAACAAGGTAGCCGTACCGGAAGGTGCGGCTGGAACATCTCATTTTAGAGCGTCTTTAGACGTTAAACAAAACAAAGGTACTTAAATGTATCATGTACTTGCTTAAAGGACGTTTTAGTTTTTTACTCGGTTGCTTATATATACAAAATACAAACCCACTAGAAATTAGTAAAGGGAACAGAGACAGGAGGAAAGATAAAAGAAGAAAGACATTGCTGTCTGGTATCTGAAATCAGGACTCTGAGAGTCATAAAGACAGTCTCGTAGCTCAGCTGGTTAGAGCGCTACACTGATAATGTAGAGGTCGGCAGTTCGAGCCTGCCCGAGACTACTAATTTTGAGTATCGGAGTTTGAGAGTTTTAGAGAGAATGAGTGTAATGCTCAAACCCTCCAGCACAATCACTCACCAGCTCAACTAGAGGGGGAATTAGCTCAGCTGGCTAGAGCGCCTGCCTTGCACGCAGGAGGTCAAGGGTTCGACTCCCTTATTCTCCACAGTTTTGAAGGTTTAATTTAAAAGTTGACAGATAGAGCCAAAACAAATATCTGTTTATTAGACTGACAAGAAGAATTTAAGATCATTGACATTAACGGTAAAAATATCACAAAGAAAAAACCGAGCACTTACGGGTGCTTGAGTAAACAATAGGAAAGAAATCGTTAAGGGCGTATGGCGGATGCCTAGGCTTTCAGAGGCGAAGAAGGACGCGGTAAGCTGCGAAAAGCTGCGGGGATCGGCACACACGAATTGATCCGCAGATGTCCGAATGGGGCAACCCGTCTGGTTGAAGACCAGTCACTCTAATTTATTAGAGAGCAAACCCGGAGAACTGAAACATCTAAGTACCCGGAGGAAAAGAAATCGAAGAGATTCCGTAAGTAGTGGCGAGCGAACGCGGATTAGCCCAAAAGTCTTTATATATTTAATGGAATGTTCTGGAAAGAACAGCCGCAGAGGGTGATAGCCCCGTACATGAAAGGTATATTAAGATGATAAATGAGTAGGGCGGGACACGTGAAATCCTGTCTGAATATGGGGGGACCATCCTCCAAGGCTAAATACTCCTGAAAGACCGATAGTGAACAAGTACTGTGAAGGAAAGGTGAAAAGCACTTCGAATAGAAGGGTGAAATAGAACCTGAAACCGTACGCCTACAAGCGGTCGGAGCCCACATGTTGGGTGACGGCGTGCCTTTTGCATAATGAGCCTACGAGTTAATTTTACTAGCGAGGTTAAGGACTTCAGGTCCGGAGCCGGAGCGAAAGCGAGTCTGAACAGGGCGTACAGTTAGTAGGATTAGACGCGAAACCTTGTGATCTACCCATGGGCAGGTTGAAGCTCTGGTAACACAGAGTGGAGGACCGAACCGGTTGACGTTGAAAAGTCTTCGGATGACCTGTGGGTAGGGGTGAAAGGCCAATCAAACTGGGAGATAGCTCGTACTCCCCGAAATGCATTTAGGTGCAGCGTCGCATATAAGTTTATTAGAGGTAGAGCTACTGATTGGATGCGGGGGTTTCACCGCCTACCAATTCCTGACAAACTCCGAATGCTAATAAATGTTGTGCGGCAGTGAGGGCATGGGTGCTAAGGTCCATGTCCGAGAGGGAAAGAACCCAGACCAACAGCTAAGGTCCCCAAATATATGTTAAGTTGAAGCAACGCGGTTGGACTGCATTGACAGCTAGGATGTTGGCTTGGAAGCAGCCATTCATTTAAAGAGTGCGTAACAGCTCACTAGTCGAGCGGTCCGGCATGGATAATAATCGGGCATAAACATATTACCGAAGCTATGGATTTATAATTTAGAATTATATCTGGTAGGGGAGCATTCTATCTGCACCGAAGCAGTGCTGCGAGGCATTGTGGAGCGGATAGAAAAGAAAATGTAGGCATAAGTAACGATAAAGGGGGCGAGAAACCCCCTCACCGAAAGACTAAGGTTTCCTCAGCCATGCTAATCAGCTGAGGGTTAGTCGGGACCTAACGCGGACCCGAAAGGGGTAGTGGATGGACAATGGGTTAATATTCCCATACTTGCTCACATTAAAAAGGGGACGGAGTGCCGTACCTGCTGGAGACTGACGGAATAGTCAAGGCCTAGCCTCCGGGCGAAGCTGCTGCAGGGAAAGTGCTTCCAAGAAAAGCCGAAGTGAAGCAACCCGTACCAAAACCGACACAGGTAGTCGAGGAGAGAATCCTAAGGTGCTAGAGTGAATCATGGTTAAGGAACTAGGCAAAATAGTCTCGTAACTTCGGAAGAAGAGACGCCGGCAGCAATGCCGGCCGCAGTGAAGAGGCCCAGGCGACTGTTTATCAAAAACACAGGACTCTGCTAAATCGAAAGATGCTGTATAGGGTCTGACACCTGCCCGGTGCTGGAAGGTTAAGGAAGGGCGTTAGCGTAAGCGAAGCGTCTGACTGAAGCCCCAGTAAACGGCGGCCGTAACTATAACGGTCCTAAGGTAGCGAAATTCCTTGTCGGGTAAGTTCCGACCTGCACGAATGGTGTAACGATCTGGGCACTGTCTCAACCATGAGCTCTGTGAAATTGTAGTCTCGGTGAAGATGCCGAGTACCCGCAATGGGACGAAAAGACCCTGTGAACCTTTACTATAACTTCGTATTGACTTTGAGTAAGTAATGTGTAGGATAGGTGGGAGGCTTTGAAGCGGGCACGCTAGTGTCTGTGGAGCCGACGTTGAAATACCACCCTTTACTTACTTGGAGCCTAACTTCTTTTAGAAGGACACTGCGTGGTGGGTAGTTTGACTGGGGTGGTCGCCTCCAAAAGAGTAACGGAGGCTTTCAAAGGTACCCTCAGCACGCTTGGTAACCGTGCGCAGAGTGTAATGGCATAAGGGTGCTTGACTGTGAGACCTACAAGTCGATCAGGTGCGAAAGCAGGACATAGTGATCCGGTGGTTCCGCATGGAAGGGCCATCGCTCATAGGATAAAAGGTACTCCGGGGATAACAGGCTAGTCTCCCCCAAGAGCTCACATCGACGGGGAGGTTCGGCACCTCGATGTCGGCTCGTCACATCCTGGGGCTGGAGAAGGTCCCAAGGGTTGGGCTGTTCGCCCATTAAAGTGGCACGCGAGCTGGGTTCAGAACGTCGTGAGACAGTTCGGTCTCTATCTATTGCGGGCGTTAGATGTTTGAGAGGGCTTGATTCTAGTACGAGAGGACCGAATTGAACAAACCTCTGGTGTATCAGTTGTACCGCCAGGTGCACCGCTGAGTAGCTACGTTTGGAAGAGATAAGCACTGAAAGCATATAAGTGCGAAACTCGCCTCAAGATGAGACATCTTTTAAGGGTCGTTGGAGATGACAACGTTGATAGGCTATAGGTGTAAAGCTGGTAACAGCATAGCCGAGTAGTACTAATTACCCGTAGATTTATAGCCTATAACAGGTATAAATAATCATCTGGATGAGCAATCATTTACAATAATTATAACTTGACTCAAGGGTCCTGTAAGTGCAGGAAAGGTTTTTTCTTTGTGACCATTTTTATCGATTAAAACCAGGCATCAGATCTCTGAAGCCTTATATACCTTATTTAGGGTGGTTTTAGCGGCAGGGCTCACCTGTTCCCATTCCGAACACAGAAGTTAAGCCTGCCAGCGCCGATGGTACTGCGGAAGCGGGAGAGTAGGCCGCCGCCAGTTTTTTTTTAAAAGCTCCTTTATCTTTTGATAAAGGAGCTTTTTTGTTTTTATACATTATTCCCCCCCGCACCGGATAATCCGAGTATAAAAATTCCCCTGCAGATTATCTATGATTTTTTTGTCATACACAGTTTATCAGTAATAAACAATGGGTAATAAAAGAGAAGACTGCAATAATCTCTTCCAATACAAGCAATATTTTAGTTTAGAGGATATTGTTTTGTCATTCTGTAAGAATATCAACAACCTAATATTAAAATTTGGTATAAATCCTTGTAATTATTCGGACTATATGGAAAGAAATGACAAAAACCCTAGCCCTGATAGCAGCGGTTACCCCGCAACATGCATGGGCTTTAGCACTGGAGTGAGGAGTAATAGCGGATAGCAGGAAACAGCTCCTGAGGAGATCCAAAAGTGGATTACTATTATTTATTATGTTTAAAGCAGCCTGAATTCATTTATTTAATCGACGATTGTTTTTATTTTCATTGTTAATGAAAATTGATGCTAAACTTTTTTCACTTAAAATTCACCATTTGTTAAAAAATAGTATATTAGAAAAGTTTAAATAGAGTAGAAATATTAAAAACTAAAATAACTATGAAAAATCTAATCAAGATTTCAAGAGAAAATTTAAAATCAGTTAGAGGAAGTGGAAATCCTATGTGTCCGGATGATCCAGCGTTTATGCAATGTTACAGCAATCCAGGTTTTCCAAATGGGTTTTGTGTGACCCGATACAGATGTTGTATTATGCTTGGAATGGATCCAGAAGAGTGTAAAGACTTTTAAAATACTAATAAAAACGGCTGTCTCAAATTTTGAGACAGCCGTTTTCTATTTTTAAGATAAATTATTAGACCTGTATTACTCCTAAATTAAATTTTTCAGTAATAGGTGAATGGTTAGCGGCTTCAATCCCCATAGAAATCCACTTTCTGGTGTCTGTAGGATTAATAATTGCATCAGTCCACAGCCTTGCAGCTGCATAAGTAGACTCTGTCTGCTGCTGGTAACTTTTAGAAATAGTATCTAATATCTCCTTACGTTCTTCTTCAGTAATTTCTTTACCTTGCTTTTTCAACGTAGATTCTTGGATTTGTGCTAAAACTTTAGCGGCCTGCGTTCCTCCCATTACAGCAAGGTCAGCCCAAGGCCAGGCAACAATTAGTCTCGGGTCATAAGCTTTTCCACACATTGCATAATTTCCTGCTCCATAAGAGTTACCCGTTATGATTGTGAATTTTGGAACAACAGAATTAGCCACTGCATTTACCATTTTTGCTCCGTCTTTAATAATTCCGCCATGTTCCGATTTTGAACCTACCATAAATCCTGTAACATCCTGTAAGAATACTAAAGGTATTTTTCTTTGATTACAGTTGGCTATAAATCTTGTTGCTTTATCTGCAGAATCTGAATAAATCACTCCTCCAAACTGCATTTCTCCCTTACCGCTTTTTACTAATTTTCTCTGGTTGGCAACTATTCCTACAGACCATCCATCGATTCTTGCAGTAGCACAGATAATACTTTTTCCATAGTCCTGTTTGTATTCTTCATATTCTGAATTATCTACAAGACATTTTATGATTTCAAGAGTATCATATTGATCAGCTCTGGAAACGGGAACAATTCCAAAAATATTGTCTGGATTTTCTTTAGGCATAAAGCTTTCAATTCTATCAAAACCAGCTTTCTCAGTACTGCCAATAGATTTCATGATGTTTTTAATTCTATTTAAAGCATCTTTATCATCTTTAGCTTTATAATCTGTAACTCCAGAAATTGAGCTGTGTGTAGTAGCTCCTCCTAGTGTTTCATTATCTATAGTTTCTCCGATTGCCGCTTTCACAAGATAGCTTCCAGCAAGGAAGATAGATCCTGTTTTATCCACGATCATAGCTTCATCACTCATAATAGGTAAGTAAGCACCGCCTGCAACACAGCTTCCCATTACGGCAGAAATTTGGATAATCCCCATTGAGCTCATTTTTGCATTATTTCTGAAAATTCTTCCGAAATGCTCTTTGTCAGGGAAAATCTCATCCTGCATGGGAAGATAGACACCAGCTGAATCTACAAGATAGATAATAGGAAGTTTATTTTCCATTGCAATCTCCTGAGCCCTTAAATTTTTCTTTCCAGTAATAGGAAACCAAGCCCCGGCTTTTACAGAAGCATCATTAGCAACGACTATACATTGTCTTCCGGAAACATAGCCCATAACAACAACAACGCCGCCACTTGGACATCCGCCGTGCTCTTTGTACATTTCATAACCAGCAAATGCTCCAATCTCTATTGAATCTGAACCTTTATCAAGAAGATATTCAACTCTTTCTCTTGCTGTCATTTTTCCTTCATCACGAAGTTTTTGAAGTCTTTTTTCTCCACCTCCTTTTTTTATTTCAGCAAGTAATCGATTTATTTCAGATAATTTTAATCTGTTTTGATCCTCTCGTTTGTTGAATTCAATGTCCATAAAATTTCAATTTTTTACGCCTAAAGATACTATTTTTATAGGGAATCTAAATTGAAGTAAAACACTTGTTTAATATATTGGTTTTCAGAAATTTGTGAAATATTTAACAGAAAAATATTTTACATAATTTATATTTTTGCTAACTTTACAAAAGAGTAATAGGGATAATGCTCTCTATACAAATACTCTAAGTTCCTAGTTTATTTTTTTAATAGTTTATTATTTGAAAGCCCCGAAAGTTGAACAAATTTTCGGGGTTTTTTATTATAATAAATGTTGCTTATGGAGTAGATTTTGATTTTTTTTTCATTTTCATATTGATGAATTCAACTGCTAATGAAAAGAAAATAGCAAAATATAAATACCCTTTAGGGATTACTCCTACCACTTGTCCGAATAAACTAAAATGCCCTAAATGTGAAGATTCTGCAAGAAGCATAACTCCGATCAAAATAAGGAAAGAAAGCCCTAAAATTTGAATTGTCGG
Coding sequences:
- a CDS encoding carboxyl transferase domain-containing protein, whose translation is MDIEFNKREDQNRLKLSEINRLLAEIKKGGGEKRLQKLRDEGKMTARERVEYLLDKGSDSIEIGAFAGYEMYKEHGGCPSGGVVVVMGYVSGRQCIVVANDASVKAGAWFPITGKKNLRAQEIAMENKLPIIYLVDSAGVYLPMQDEIFPDKEHFGRIFRNNAKMSSMGIIQISAVMGSCVAGGAYLPIMSDEAMIVDKTGSIFLAGSYLVKAAIGETIDNETLGGATTHSSISGVTDYKAKDDKDALNRIKNIMKSIGSTEKAGFDRIESFMPKENPDNIFGIVPVSRADQYDTLEIIKCLVDNSEYEEYKQDYGKSIICATARIDGWSVGIVANQRKLVKSGKGEMQFGGVIYSDSADKATRFIANCNQRKIPLVFLQDVTGFMVGSKSEHGGIIKDGAKMVNAVANSVVPKFTIITGNSYGAGNYAMCGKAYDPRLIVAWPWADLAVMGGTQAAKVLAQIQESTLKKQGKEITEEERKEILDTISKSYQQQTESTYAAARLWTDAIINPTDTRKWISMGIEAANHSPITEKFNLGVIQV